In the genome of Kitasatospora cineracea, one region contains:
- a CDS encoding cold-shock protein: protein METGTVKWFNPDHGYGYITPDTGGPDVAVYYDSVLADTDAHRYLHQGQRVRYDEKLEEFRPVAEHVHPLTP from the coding sequence ATGGAGACCGGCACCGTCAAGTGGTTCAACCCCGACCACGGCTACGGCTACATCACCCCCGACACCGGCGGCCCGGACGTCGCCGTCTACTACGACTCGGTCCTCGCCGACACCGACGCCCACCGCTACCTCCATCAGGGCCAGCGCGTCCGCTACGACGAGAAGCTCGAAGAATTCCGCCCCGTGGCCGAACACGTCCACCCCCTCACCCCCTGA
- a CDS encoding SWIM zinc finger family protein produces the protein MTTAVHALRYLQPSALRPRRLDLATSGGTTPHGEADHPRFFDGALRHPDAAAAALLAVADVAAARYHRPVGAASLDPVVTADGDRLRFESFSGCGGVHARLDVLPEGLDGAATGHGTTNVDVNAPLREALRLRTPGQRLRLAVGTGELAVAVGPDTLVERKVPLPDRWLKGFAETQVLTARFDLRAQLPAAEAVRFLRTLPTVGRGAVRWVVPAGSGLRPTSRPGPGAVCLPGPERLTALRPLLRHATALRVYAPPGTPAAPTASAWELALPGGRITLTLSPDSSRGFSGEGGLLDVLAQDAPTGHVDTLAALLAWEPRIDPADLAEDSGLTPGQVRTALAHLATTGQLGYDLADAAHFHRRLPYQDGRAEDRNPRLRTARALLAADAVGPVSGDVRVVTVGDHAHHVRVGADGTALGCTCRWWARHRGGRGPCSHVLAVRITAGEEQR, from the coding sequence ATGACCACGGCCGTTCACGCCCTGCGCTACCTGCAGCCCTCCGCGCTCCGCCCCCGCCGGCTGGACCTCGCCACCAGCGGCGGCACCACCCCGCACGGCGAGGCCGACCACCCCCGGTTCTTCGACGGCGCGCTGCGCCACCCCGACGCCGCCGCGGCCGCCCTGCTCGCCGTCGCCGACGTGGCCGCCGCCCGCTACCACCGCCCCGTCGGCGCCGCCTCGCTCGACCCCGTGGTCACCGCCGACGGCGACCGGCTGCGCTTCGAGTCCTTCTCCGGCTGCGGCGGCGTGCACGCCCGGCTCGACGTCCTGCCCGAAGGGCTCGACGGCGCCGCCACCGGCCACGGCACCACCAACGTCGACGTGAACGCCCCGCTGCGCGAGGCGCTCCGGCTCCGCACCCCCGGCCAGCGCCTCCGACTCGCCGTCGGCACCGGGGAGCTCGCCGTCGCCGTCGGCCCCGACACCCTGGTCGAACGCAAGGTCCCGCTGCCCGACCGCTGGCTCAAGGGCTTCGCCGAGACCCAGGTGCTCACCGCCCGCTTCGACCTGCGCGCCCAGCTCCCCGCCGCCGAAGCCGTCCGCTTCCTGCGCACCCTGCCCACCGTCGGCCGCGGCGCCGTCCGCTGGGTCGTCCCGGCCGGGTCCGGCCTGCGCCCCACCTCCCGCCCCGGCCCCGGCGCGGTCTGCCTGCCCGGCCCCGAACGCCTCACCGCCCTGCGCCCGCTGCTGCGCCACGCCACCGCCCTGCGCGTCTACGCCCCGCCCGGCACCCCCGCCGCACCCACCGCCTCCGCCTGGGAACTCGCCCTCCCCGGCGGCCGGATCACCCTCACCCTGTCGCCCGACAGCTCCCGCGGCTTCTCCGGCGAGGGCGGCCTGCTCGACGTCCTCGCCCAGGACGCCCCCACCGGGCACGTCGACACCCTGGCCGCGCTGCTCGCCTGGGAACCCCGGATCGACCCCGCCGACCTCGCCGAGGACTCCGGCCTGACCCCCGGACAGGTCCGCACCGCCCTCGCCCACCTCGCCACCACCGGCCAACTCGGCTACGACCTCGCCGACGCCGCCCACTTCCACCGCCGACTGCCCTACCAGGACGGCCGGGCCGAGGACCGCAACCCCCGGCTGCGCACCGCCCGCGCCCTGCTCGCCGCCGACGCCGTCGGCCCGGTGTCCGGCGACGTGCGGGTGGTCACCGTCGGCGACCACGCCCACCACGTCCGGGTCGGCGCCGACGGCACCGCCCTCGGCTGCACCTGCCGCTGGTGGGCCCGCCACCGCGGCGGCCGCGGACCGTGCAGCCACGTGCTCGCGGTGCGGATCACCGCGGGGGAGGAGCAGCGGTGA
- a CDS encoding sterol desaturase family protein translates to MPHLPDVVLWSIPAFVLLTVLELVSYRFHPDEDEQGYAVKDTATSLTMGLGSLLFDAGWKIPIVAIYSFLYELTPLRVPVLWWTVPLMLLAQDFFYYWSHRGHHVIRVLWACHVVHHSSRHYNLSTALRQPWTSATSWVFFVPMVLAGVHPAALAFCSSANLVYQFWIHTERIGRLPRPVEYVFNTPSHHRVHHASQGGYLDRNFGGILIVFDRLFGSFAAEAERPVYGLTKNIGTFNPLRVATHEYASIARDVRAATSWGDRLRHLAKGPGWQPAPRTEPTAPAAGPESAAA, encoded by the coding sequence ATGCCACACCTGCCCGATGTCGTGCTCTGGTCGATACCGGCCTTCGTGCTGCTCACCGTCCTGGAGCTCGTCTCGTACCGGTTCCATCCGGACGAGGACGAGCAGGGCTACGCCGTGAAGGACACCGCGACGAGCCTGACCATGGGCCTGGGCTCGCTGCTGTTCGACGCGGGCTGGAAGATCCCGATCGTGGCGATCTACTCGTTCCTCTACGAGTTGACGCCGCTGCGGGTGCCGGTGCTGTGGTGGACGGTGCCGCTGATGCTGCTCGCCCAGGACTTCTTCTACTACTGGTCGCACCGCGGCCACCACGTGATCCGGGTGCTGTGGGCCTGCCACGTGGTGCACCACTCCAGCCGGCACTACAACCTGTCGACCGCGCTGCGCCAGCCCTGGACCTCGGCCACCAGCTGGGTGTTCTTCGTGCCGATGGTGCTGGCGGGCGTGCACCCGGCGGCGCTGGCGTTCTGCTCCTCGGCCAACCTGGTGTACCAGTTCTGGATCCACACCGAGCGGATCGGCAGGCTCCCCCGCCCGGTCGAGTACGTCTTCAACACCCCCTCGCACCACCGGGTGCACCACGCCTCGCAGGGCGGCTACCTGGACCGCAACTTCGGCGGCATCCTGATCGTCTTCGACCGGCTGTTCGGCTCCTTCGCGGCGGAGGCCGAGCGCCCGGTGTACGGCCTGACCAAGAACATCGGCACCTTCAACCCGCTGCGGGTCGCCACCCACGAGTACGCCTCGATCGCCCGGGACGTGCGCGCCGCGACGTCCTGGGGCGACCGGCTGCGCCACCTGGCCAAGGGCCCGGGCTGGCAGCCCGCGCCGCGTACCGAGCCCACCGCCCCCGCCGCCGGACCGGAGAGTGCCGCCGCATGA
- a CDS encoding DUF2398 family protein has translation MERHEAAAGAAAAAGGTGTRRTGGAGRLATQARPGTPQDGRPQTRPGPRPDGPSAAEPAAVAQELAARFAAAEPAAADLLATRVFGAYGARHLGGAPQQAEPAPGTSWWHGPTVHHSTSPLFRPLGYRRIRREAPAQAGTRPTGGGRHRKPERPAATGDPAATTELRTAARLLMAHPLVTADGPHGAALALIRRHAEPLAEHFHTLLGYRLTLGPAHARLHKAPLPGRPLAGLDPAGYAALARALAGGPAPAPVRALLDEWRLPAELAADLLTAPPLPAAGPQVTVRRLLAETPVVRYDDLAPAERAHLLAAAPAETERFADFLGLTAEIRAEGVALFDPADELTDLALPGPGTLAQAALLLAERLVEDLRPAAAENAPPAVLVPDALIDGTLGDITDDYGMSAGWDAGYLADLAAFRRDALDLLHRMGLAAPAGRTWLLLAPAARYAPRAEPEPPTGTGRHSRPATVPAAGRGRDRQAV, from the coding sequence ATGGAGCGGCACGAAGCAGCCGCCGGCGCCGCCGCGGCGGCCGGCGGGACGGGGACGCGGCGCACGGGCGGGGCAGGACGGCTCGCCACCCAGGCACGCCCAGGCACACCCCAGGACGGCCGCCCGCAGACCCGGCCCGGCCCCCGGCCGGACGGGCCGTCAGCAGCCGAACCGGCCGCCGTCGCCCAGGAGTTGGCCGCCCGGTTCGCCGCCGCCGAACCCGCCGCGGCCGACCTGCTGGCCACCCGGGTGTTCGGCGCCTACGGGGCCCGGCACCTCGGCGGCGCACCCCAGCAGGCCGAACCCGCCCCCGGCACCAGCTGGTGGCACGGCCCCACCGTCCACCACAGCACCTCCCCGCTGTTCCGCCCCCTCGGCTACCGCCGGATACGCCGCGAAGCACCCGCCCAGGCCGGCACCCGCCCCACCGGCGGCGGCCGGCACCGCAAACCCGAACGCCCCGCCGCCACCGGCGACCCCGCCGCCACCACCGAACTGCGCACCGCCGCCCGGCTGCTGATGGCCCACCCGCTGGTCACCGCCGACGGGCCGCACGGCGCCGCACTCGCACTGATCCGGCGTCACGCCGAACCGCTCGCCGAGCACTTCCACACCCTGCTCGGCTACCGGCTCACCCTCGGCCCCGCCCACGCCCGCCTGCACAAGGCCCCGCTGCCCGGCCGCCCGCTGGCCGGCCTCGACCCCGCCGGGTACGCCGCCCTCGCCCGCGCCCTGGCCGGCGGCCCCGCTCCCGCACCCGTCCGCGCCCTGCTCGACGAGTGGCGGCTGCCCGCCGAACTCGCCGCCGACCTGCTCACCGCACCCCCGCTGCCCGCCGCCGGACCGCAGGTCACCGTCCGCCGGCTGCTCGCCGAGACCCCCGTCGTCCGCTACGACGACCTCGCCCCCGCCGAACGCGCCCACCTGCTGGCCGCCGCCCCCGCCGAGACGGAACGATTCGCCGACTTCCTCGGCCTCACCGCCGAGATCCGGGCCGAGGGCGTCGCCCTGTTCGATCCCGCCGACGAACTCACCGACCTCGCCCTCCCCGGCCCCGGCACCCTCGCCCAGGCCGCCCTGCTGCTCGCCGAACGCCTGGTCGAGGACCTCCGCCCGGCCGCCGCCGAGAACGCCCCGCCCGCCGTCCTGGTCCCCGACGCGCTGATCGACGGCACCCTCGGCGACATCACCGACGACTACGGGATGAGCGCCGGCTGGGACGCGGGCTACCTCGCCGACCTCGCCGCCTTCCGGCGCGACGCGCTCGACCTGCTCCACCGCATGGGCCTGGCCGCCCCGGCCGGCCGCACCTGGCTGCTGCTCGCCCCCGCCGCCCGCTACGCCCCCCGCGCCGAACCCGAACCCCCGACCGGCACCGGGCGCCACTCCCGCCCCGCAACCGTTCCGGCGGCGGGGCGAGGGAGGGACCGGCAGGCGGTGTGA
- a CDS encoding TetR/AcrR family transcriptional regulator, with protein sequence MSAALALVTEIGVERLQMKQVSERSGVALGTAYRYFSSKDHLLAAAIADWHRLLLADLVGEVGAGRSASPTERAVRFVRRGMRAYQRQPELARLRVAVATSTDPFASEALQGLARADRAALGAVIPEVPPASGELVRHMVGHAWQGELTAWVTGRTTLDDARTRLEEMVRLVLTPYESPPLPA encoded by the coding sequence CTGTCCGCCGCCCTGGCCCTGGTGACCGAGATCGGCGTGGAGCGGCTCCAGATGAAACAGGTGTCGGAGCGTTCGGGCGTGGCCCTCGGGACCGCCTACCGGTACTTCTCGTCGAAGGACCACCTGCTCGCCGCCGCGATAGCGGACTGGCACCGGCTGCTGCTCGCCGACCTGGTCGGCGAGGTGGGGGCGGGGCGCAGTGCCTCGCCGACCGAGCGGGCGGTGCGGTTCGTGCGGCGGGGGATGCGGGCGTACCAGCGGCAGCCGGAGCTGGCCCGGTTGCGGGTGGCGGTGGCGACGTCGACGGACCCGTTCGCCAGTGAGGCGTTGCAGGGCCTGGCCCGGGCGGACCGGGCGGCGCTGGGGGCGGTGATCCCGGAGGTCCCGCCGGCCTCCGGGGAGCTGGTGCGGCACATGGTGGGGCACGCCTGGCAGGGCGAGTTGACGGCCTGGGTGACCGGGCGGACCACCCTGGACGACGCCCGCACCCGGCTGGAGGAGATGGTCCGGCTGGTGCTGACGCCGTACGAGTCGCCGCCGCTGCCGGCCTGA
- a CDS encoding bile acid:sodium symporter, translating into MPRSPRPLCVRLDRALRRRLAAATLAACLLGGLLPGTAGAVRHCRTGLPPGVTVPMLMLVAAMFIGGFETRAADVGRALLRPGLLLAGLGVALLLRTLVLLGAERAAAGCWPDGREARWLVVGLALTAAMPVAGAAQTWGARAGGDAPLGLGLVLGTTLLSPLTTPLELALAEGPEGDGPGRVLDALARSDATCRFMVLWVVLPCVAGLLARRATRRALRGRLRAALLPRLRLAGLLNALALTYLNAAGVARQIALRPEPRLVAAAAACGVLVCAGPFLAAWLAVHRSRTAPAARTTLTLASGLNNTSAAAGLAGAQFGGHPAVLLPIFFYGAAQQVLAALLPGLLRAFPIGRSTCADAGAAVPTPRALPDFTRVS; encoded by the coding sequence ATGCCCCGCTCCCCGCGCCCGCTCTGCGTCCGCCTCGACCGCGCGCTGCGCCGCCGCCTGGCCGCCGCCACCCTCGCCGCCTGCCTGCTGGGCGGACTGCTGCCCGGCACCGCGGGGGCGGTCCGGCACTGCCGGACCGGGCTGCCGCCCGGCGTGACGGTGCCGATGCTGATGCTGGTCGCGGCGATGTTCATCGGCGGGTTCGAGACCCGGGCGGCGGACGTCGGCCGGGCCCTGCTGCGGCCCGGCCTGCTGCTGGCTGGGCTGGGCGTGGCACTGCTGCTGCGCACCCTGGTGCTGCTCGGCGCCGAACGGGCCGCCGCGGGCTGCTGGCCGGACGGCCGGGAGGCCCGCTGGCTGGTGGTCGGGCTGGCGCTGACGGCCGCCATGCCGGTCGCGGGGGCCGCCCAGACCTGGGGGGCCCGGGCCGGCGGCGACGCCCCGCTGGGCCTGGGCCTGGTGCTCGGCACCACCCTGCTCAGCCCGCTCACCACCCCGCTCGAACTCGCCCTCGCCGAGGGCCCGGAGGGCGACGGCCCCGGCCGCGTCCTGGACGCCCTGGCCCGCTCGGACGCCACCTGCCGCTTCATGGTGCTGTGGGTCGTCCTGCCGTGCGTGGCCGGGCTGCTGGCCCGCCGCGCCACCCGCCGGGCGCTGCGCGGCCGGCTGCGGGCCGCCCTGCTGCCCCGGCTGCGGCTGGCCGGGCTGCTCAACGCGCTCGCCCTGACCTACCTGAACGCGGCCGGGGTGGCCCGGCAGATCGCCCTGCGCCCCGAGCCCCGGCTGGTCGCGGCCGCGGCGGCCTGCGGGGTGCTGGTCTGCGCCGGACCGTTCCTGGCCGCCTGGCTGGCCGTCCACCGCTCCCGCACCGCCCCGGCGGCCCGCACCACGCTCACCCTCGCCTCCGGCCTGAACAACACCAGCGCGGCGGCCGGGCTGGCCGGCGCCCAGTTCGGCGGGCATCCGGCCGTCCTGCTGCCGATCTTCTTCTACGGGGCGGCCCAGCAGGTGCTGGCCGCCCTGCTGCCCGGGCTGCTGCGCGCCTTCCCGATCGGCCGTTCGACCTGCGCGGATGCGGGAGCGGCGGTTCCGACGCCGAGAGCCCTTCCAGACTTCACCCGCGTTTCGTGA
- a CDS encoding BCCT family transporter, translating to MSTSAEPPTDRQPTAPDADAFPLDRVVFGVGAAAVLAVVAWGVFAEDSLGRTSDRALAWVLHNFGWLFVVAADVFLLLAVVLAVSRFGRIPLGRDGEEPEFSTLAWVAMMFSAGMGIGLLFYGVGEPLQLYAQPQPGSGIEAQTPAAAQRALEFSLFHWTLHPWAIYAVGGLALAYTTFRKGRGNRMSAAFVPLIGERGANGWKGRLIDLLSVFATVFGSATSLGLGAIQVAGGLGYVTDVRATEGVELVVIAALGSAFVLSAMSGVHRGVKWLSTTSVVLACVLMLFVFLVGPTVFVLDALPSTVGGYLSDLAVLATQTGAFTDEDWLGSWTIFYWAWWLSWAPFVGTFIARISRGRTVRQFLVGVLLVPSGATAVWFVVMGSSAIRLQSTGAADLVATIPRGADAGLFEMLKALPLGAVTSVVAVLLVMLYFITSADSASLVLGSLSSGGALHPRTWLVVVWGVLMAGVAAALLLAGGLTALQNATILVALPFVLVMLGLCLALVRELRTDPAAGAPRFRPVHGLRDAVGASVGEEYPERSRPQE from the coding sequence ATGTCCACCTCTGCTGAGCCCCCGACGGACCGTCAGCCCACCGCGCCGGACGCCGACGCCTTCCCGCTGGACCGGGTGGTGTTCGGGGTCGGCGCGGCCGCCGTGCTGGCGGTGGTGGCCTGGGGGGTGTTCGCGGAGGACTCGCTGGGCCGGACCTCGGACCGCGCGCTGGCCTGGGTGCTGCACAACTTCGGCTGGTTGTTCGTGGTCGCCGCGGACGTGTTCCTGCTGCTCGCGGTGGTGCTGGCGGTCAGCCGGTTCGGCCGGATCCCGCTGGGCCGGGACGGCGAGGAGCCGGAGTTCTCCACGCTGGCCTGGGTGGCGATGATGTTCTCCGCGGGCATGGGCATCGGCCTGCTGTTCTACGGCGTCGGCGAGCCGCTGCAGTTGTACGCGCAGCCGCAGCCGGGCTCCGGCATCGAGGCGCAGACCCCGGCGGCGGCGCAGCGGGCGCTGGAGTTCTCGCTGTTCCACTGGACGCTGCACCCGTGGGCGATCTACGCGGTGGGCGGCCTGGCGCTGGCGTACACCACCTTCCGCAAGGGCCGGGGCAACCGGATGTCGGCGGCGTTCGTGCCGCTGATCGGCGAGCGCGGGGCGAACGGCTGGAAGGGCCGGCTGATCGACCTGCTCTCGGTGTTCGCCACCGTGTTCGGCTCGGCGACCAGCCTGGGCCTGGGCGCGATCCAGGTGGCGGGCGGCCTGGGCTACGTCACCGACGTCCGGGCCACCGAGGGCGTCGAACTGGTGGTGATCGCGGCGCTGGGCAGCGCGTTCGTGCTGTCGGCGATGTCGGGCGTGCACCGGGGCGTGAAGTGGCTGTCGACCACCAGCGTGGTGCTGGCCTGCGTGCTGATGCTGTTCGTGTTCCTGGTCGGCCCGACGGTCTTCGTGCTGGACGCGCTGCCCTCGACGGTCGGCGGCTACCTGTCCGACCTGGCGGTGCTGGCCACCCAGACCGGGGCGTTCACCGACGAGGACTGGCTGGGCTCCTGGACGATCTTCTACTGGGCGTGGTGGCTGTCCTGGGCGCCGTTCGTCGGGACCTTCATCGCCCGGATCTCCCGGGGCCGGACGGTCCGCCAGTTCCTGGTCGGCGTGCTGCTGGTGCCCAGCGGGGCGACCGCGGTGTGGTTCGTGGTGATGGGCAGCTCGGCGATCCGGCTGCAGTCCACCGGCGCGGCCGACCTGGTCGCCACCATCCCGCGCGGCGCGGACGCCGGGCTGTTCGAGATGCTGAAGGCGCTGCCGCTGGGCGCGGTGACCAGCGTGGTGGCGGTGCTGCTGGTGATGCTGTACTTCATCACCTCCGCCGACTCGGCCTCCCTGGTGCTGGGTTCGCTGTCCTCCGGCGGCGCGCTGCACCCGCGCACCTGGCTGGTGGTGGTGTGGGGCGTGCTGATGGCGGGCGTGGCCGCCGCGCTGCTGCTGGCGGGCGGGCTGACGGCGCTGCAGAACGCCACCATCCTGGTGGCGCTGCCGTTCGTGCTGGTCATGCTGGGGCTCTGCCTGGCCCTGGTGCGCGAGCTGCGCACCGACCCGGCGGCGGGCGCCCCGCGGTTCCGTCCGGTGCACGGCCTGCGCGACGCGGTCGGCGCGAGCGTCGGCGAGGAATACCCCGAGCGGTCTCGCCCGCAGGAGTGA
- a CDS encoding lysoplasmalogenase, with amino-acid sequence MTPARTPRTARALLTAFAAVSVAHLLAIAVHLPPLQYATKPLLMPLLAAWVWAAARPGTPRLLVPALLFGAGGDILLEVGGTVAFLAGMGSFAAGHACYVTMFVKLSTSADRRRTSLVAGCYAALWAVLVFRLWPDLDAGMRIPVALYSLLLTATAATAARINRWAGLGGALFLLSDTLIATDLAGWRHLPAHSFLIMLTYIVGQYLLTVGTLRRVAA; translated from the coding sequence ATGACCCCCGCCCGCACCCCGCGCACCGCGCGGGCCCTGCTGACCGCCTTCGCCGCCGTCTCGGTGGCGCACCTGCTGGCGATCGCCGTCCACCTGCCGCCCCTGCAGTACGCCACCAAGCCGCTGCTGATGCCGCTGCTGGCGGCCTGGGTGTGGGCCGCCGCGCGGCCCGGCACACCGCGGCTGCTGGTGCCGGCGCTGCTGTTCGGCGCGGGCGGCGACATCCTGCTGGAGGTCGGCGGGACGGTGGCGTTCCTGGCCGGGATGGGCTCGTTCGCGGCCGGCCACGCCTGCTACGTGACGATGTTCGTCAAGCTGAGCACCTCCGCCGACCGCCGCCGGACCTCGCTGGTGGCGGGCTGCTACGCGGCGCTCTGGGCGGTGCTGGTCTTCCGGCTCTGGCCGGACCTGGACGCCGGGATGCGGATCCCGGTCGCGCTCTACAGCCTGCTGCTGACCGCCACCGCGGCGACCGCCGCGCGGATCAACCGGTGGGCCGGGCTGGGCGGGGCGCTGTTCCTGCTCTCCGACACCCTGATCGCCACCGACCTGGCGGGCTGGCGGCACCTGCCCGCGCACAGCTTCCTGATCATGCTGACGTACATCGTCGGCCAGTACCTGCTGACCGTCGGGACGCTGCGCCGCGTCGCCGCCTGA
- a CDS encoding acyl-CoA thioesterase, whose amino-acid sequence MIRVTAPAAPTPDPAAELHSFAELLGIEQLEENLFRGHCHAGAPLRAFGGQVAAQALTAAGRTVEPARRVHSLHGYFLRPGDPRRPIVYQVDRARDGGSYATRRVTAVQRGEVIFTMSASFKRPEAAGDRQRTMPPVPGPEELPDPYLAWQRDAPEEYAGATVFRALRMRFVPAGAPGLPPELPGVPQQFVWLRTGSPLPGDDPLLQVCALTYLSDLTLASTTALHLQPHRVHRVEEPRVALASLDHAMWFHRPFRADEWLLFAQRSPSASDGRGLAMGEFYDRDGVLVASAVQETLLRELRPRPAR is encoded by the coding sequence ATGATCCGGGTGACCGCTCCCGCCGCCCCGACGCCCGATCCCGCTGCGGAACTGCACTCCTTCGCCGAACTGCTCGGCATCGAGCAGCTGGAGGAGAACCTGTTCCGGGGCCACTGCCACGCGGGCGCGCCGCTGCGCGCGTTCGGCGGCCAGGTCGCGGCGCAGGCGCTCACCGCGGCCGGCCGCACGGTGGAGCCGGCCCGCCGGGTGCACAGCCTGCACGGCTACTTCCTGCGGCCGGGCGACCCGCGCCGCCCGATCGTCTACCAGGTGGACCGGGCCCGGGACGGCGGCTCGTACGCGACCCGGCGGGTGACGGCGGTCCAGCGCGGCGAGGTGATCTTCACCATGTCGGCGTCGTTCAAGCGCCCGGAGGCGGCGGGCGACCGGCAGCGCACCATGCCGCCGGTGCCGGGCCCGGAGGAACTGCCGGACCCGTACCTGGCCTGGCAGCGGGACGCCCCGGAGGAGTACGCGGGCGCGACGGTCTTCCGGGCTCTGCGGATGCGCTTCGTCCCGGCCGGGGCGCCCGGCCTGCCGCCGGAACTGCCGGGCGTCCCGCAGCAGTTCGTCTGGCTGCGGACCGGCAGCCCGCTGCCGGGGGACGATCCGCTGCTGCAGGTCTGCGCGTTGACGTACCTGTCCGACCTGACGCTGGCCTCGACCACGGCGCTGCACCTGCAGCCGCACCGGGTGCACCGGGTCGAGGAGCCCCGGGTGGCGCTGGCCTCGCTGGACCACGCGATGTGGTTCCACCGCCCGTTCCGCGCCGACGAGTGGCTGCTGTTCGCGCAGCGCAGCCCGTCGGCGTCGGACGGCCGGGGCCTGGCGATGGGTGAGTTCTACGACCGGGACGGGGTGCTGGTGGCCTCCGCCGTCCAGGAGACCCTGCTGCGCGAACTGCGCCCGCGCCCCGCGCGCTGA